From the Deinococcus sonorensis KR-87 genome, the window CCTGGTGCACGATGAAGTTCAGCTTCTGCCAGCCTTCCTTCATCGGCACGTCCCAGTAGGCGCCGAAGCTGTTCTTGCCGGTCTGCGGCAGCGGCTTGGTCCACTCCACCTGAGCGGTGGTGTCCTCCCAGACGTGCAGCCCCCAGCCCTGGTAGTTGCCGTCTGGACGGTAGTAGTTCACGCGGGCGTAGCCGGCCGGCACCGCCGGGTCAGCGGCCTGCGCGGTGGCGGCGGTGGGCGCGATGGTGGCGGCAGCCAGCAGCGCGACGGTCAACAGCGTCACGGGTCGTTTCATGATGGTGTCGGCAGTGTACCCTGCCCGCCGGTGCCAATGGAAGCGCATCCACGCCGGCGTGCCTGCTGCAGTCGGTCTATGCTGGAACACCGTGCTCAGACCTTCGCCAGGACCGCTTTCTGCCGCCCACCCGACCGGCCGGGGCCGCCTTCGCCGCGCCCTGGGAGGGCTGTGCTGCGTGCTGGGCAGCCTGGTCGGCGCCGCTCCCTTGCCCGCCGGGCCCGCCACCTGTGGTCCAGGGGTGACGGCCCCGGCGCCGGCCACGCCACTGCCGGCCAGCGTGTCGGGCCGGGTGGACTTCTACGCGGCGCGCTACGACCCGCGCACCCTTCAACCGAAAGCGGCGCTGGCGCTGGGACAGGCCAATGCCGTGCACCCGCTGGCCAGCAGTTTCAAGCCGCTGGTGGTGCAGGCGATCCTGCAGGACGTGGATGCGGGCCGCTTCACCCTCTCGCACACCTTCACCGCGACCGCCGCCACCCGCAGCATCGAGGGCTACCCGCCCGGGCCCACGGCCCTGAGTGAGCTGGTGAAGCGGGCCATCGTCCGCTCGGACAACACCGCCAGTGACCTGTTGCAGCTGGCCTACGGCCCGGTGCGGCTGGCCCGGCGGGTGCAGCAGCTCAGTCCCTGTACCACCGTGCTGCTCACCACCAAGGCGTGGTGGGCCGCTCAGGCGGGGCTCAGCGCCGGTGTGCTGGGCCCGGACACCGGGGCGGGCGCGCTCGCCTATGCGGGGCTCCCGTTTGACCAGCGTTTACAGCAGGCGGGCCGGCTGATCGCGGCCTCCCAGCAGGTGAGCGGCCCGCAGGTGGAGGCCGCCCTGGACCGCTACTTTCATGGGCCCCAGTACCTGCCGGCCCTGGAGCTGGCGTTGCAGAACACCAGCACGCCGCAGGCCTACACCGACCTGATGGTCCGCACCCTCTCCGGGGCCGGGTTACAGGCGGAGACGCGCCAGCTGTTTCGCCGGGTGCTGGCCGCGGGCTGCTGTCAGCCGAAACTGCCCAGGCTGCGGGCCAGCTACTGGGCCAGCAAGGCAGGCAGCGGCTGGCGGCTCCTGACCCTGACCGGCCTCGTGGAGCTGCCGGGCGGCGACCTGCTCGCCTACAGCTATTTCAATGACAACAGCGCCACCACCGACGCTGAGCTGATGGAGCTGCAGCTGCCGGTGGTGGTGCGCTGGATCGAGTCGGGGTTGCTGTCGCTGGCCTCGCCGTGAGGAGGAGGGCTCAGGGCGTGGTCGGGTCCACGGCCCCTGGCAGTAGCTGTTCGTCCACCACCAGCGTCTCGTACCCCAGCTGGACCGGCACGCTCCGCTGAACCGCGCGCCACTCCTTGTACACCTTGACCTCCTCGACCACGTGCGGCACCTTGGTCACCTCGGCCATCTCGGTGTACAGCAGCAGTTCGCGCGGTTCCCCGGCCGGCAGCAGCACACCGTCCAGATAAACGTCCGGCCCTCCGCTCTTCGTCTCGATCACCAGCACTTCGCTCATCAGCTCGACCGTCAGCACTTCCTGACGCTGCCGCAGCTCACGCCGCACCACCACAGTGCCGGCCTCGGCCCGCACCTTGTCCAGCGTGGCCCGCTCGGCCCGCAGTTCCAGTCGCCCCACCAGTTCGCGCGTGTCGCTCTGGACGCTCACCGGCTGGGTCGGATCATGGGAATCAGTCATGGCAGGTCTGCTCCTTCGGGGACGAACAACGCCGGGGCAGTACAGGGCTGCCCCGGCGTTGTTCTCACCGCGCTTAGCGGCGGTTGGTGTCGTTGACGTCGATGCCGCGGGTGCCGGTGTCTTCCAGCATGTCCTCGGTGCGCGACTGACGGTTGGTCAGGGTGTCGGCGCTCTGGGTGGTCACCTCACCGGTCTTGGTGACATCGAGCACTTCCTTGCCCACCGTCTCGCTGAAGGTGCGCTGCTCGGTTTCGGTGCGCTTGCCCACCTCGACCTCTTCGGTCACGTAGGCCTGCTTCTGCACGTTGGCGCGCTCGGCCTCCAGGTCCACCCGGATGGTCTCGCTGTCGTTGCCCAGCGTCACATTGCCGTCCACCGGACGCGGCTCGCTGAGCGGGTGACGCTCAATGACCACCTCGTCGTGCGAGAGCGTGACGTTCACGTTCTCGGTGCGCGTCTCGAGGTGCTTGCCCACCTCGACCGAGCCCGCCTGGTAGCGGTCTTTGTTGACCAGCAGGCGCTCTTCCAGCAGCTGCAGACGGTCCGGGGTCCGGAACATCGCGTCGTTGTCGCGGTCCACGGTGCGGCTGGTGGTGGCGGTGGTGTCCATGCTGGCGTTCATGGTGGTGCCGCGCAGCACGCGCTCGTCGGCCATCTGGGCGTCGTCGTTGTAGTCCTGACCCACGGTGTACTGGTTCAGGTCACGGACCTGATCCTTGGTGAGGCTGTCGATGTACACCGCGTCCTGCTCGAAGCGCGCCAGGCCCACCGGCACCAGCACTTCCTTGCTGGTGAACCAGCTGCCCACGTCCACGATCAGGTAGCGGATGCGTCCGCCCTCTTCGGTCAGCGCGCCGCGCACGGTGCCGAGCTTCTCGTTGTTGGCCCCGTAGGCCACTTCACCGGTGGGATCGTAGACGTCACCGGAGAGGTCGTAGTTGCGGTCACGGGTCAGGTCCGACAGGGGAATCAGTCTACTCATCAGGGTTGCTCCTTTGGGGTGCACGGTCAGGTCGGAGGAGAAGTCGTGTGCAGATAGTTCACACTGTGACCCCGGATTCCTTGCCCTTTTCCCAAAAACGGTGAAGGTGGTAAAGACCGTGAACGTGTGCTCAACGCTTTTGAGGCTATGTAAAGGGCGTCTCAAGTTGAAGGCCGGTGGCTCCCGGTCCGCGCCCATGAAGGCGGGTGCGGATGGTCGGCCGTCCCGCGTCATGGCAGCTGCCGGCCCTGGGCTCTAGACTCGGCCCATGTCGATTCGTGTGGCCGCCTCCGCCTATCCGTGCCAGCGTCCGGCCCACTGGGACGAGTACGCCGCCGCCCTGGAGCGCTTCGTCGCCCAGGGGGTGGCGGAAGGAGCGCAGCTGCTGATGCTGCCGGAGTACGCCAGCCTGGAACTGGTGGCGCTGCTTCCACCCGCACTCTGGGACGACGTGCGGGCGCAGCTTCCGGCGCTGCAGCCGTTCCTGCCGGGCTTTCTGGACCTGCACGCCCGGCTGGCGCGCCATCA encodes:
- a CDS encoding serine hydrolase: MLRPSPGPLSAAHPTGRGRLRRALGGLCCVLGSLVGAAPLPAGPATCGPGVTAPAPATPLPASVSGRVDFYAARYDPRTLQPKAALALGQANAVHPLASSFKPLVVQAILQDVDAGRFTLSHTFTATAATRSIEGYPPGPTALSELVKRAIVRSDNTASDLLQLAYGPVRLARRVQQLSPCTTVLLTTKAWWAAQAGLSAGVLGPDTGAGALAYAGLPFDQRLQQAGRLIAASQQVSGPQVEAALDRYFHGPQYLPALELALQNTSTPQAYTDLMVRTLSGAGLQAETRQLFRRVLAAGCCQPKLPRLRASYWASKAGSGWRLLTLTGLVELPGGDLLAYSYFNDNSATTDAELMELQLPVVVRWIESGLLSLASP
- a CDS encoding YsnF/AvaK domain-containing protein translates to MTDSHDPTQPVSVQSDTRELVGRLELRAERATLDKVRAEAGTVVVRRELRQRQEVLTVELMSEVLVIETKSGGPDVYLDGVLLPAGEPRELLLYTEMAEVTKVPHVVEEVKVYKEWRAVQRSVPVQLGYETLVVDEQLLPGAVDPTTP
- a CDS encoding PRC and DUF2382 domain-containing protein; translation: MSRLIPLSDLTRDRNYDLSGDVYDPTGEVAYGANNEKLGTVRGALTEEGGRIRYLIVDVGSWFTSKEVLVPVGLARFEQDAVYIDSLTKDQVRDLNQYTVGQDYNDDAQMADERVLRGTTMNASMDTTATTSRTVDRDNDAMFRTPDRLQLLEERLLVNKDRYQAGSVEVGKHLETRTENVNVTLSHDEVVIERHPLSEPRPVDGNVTLGNDSETIRVDLEAERANVQKQAYVTEEVEVGKRTETEQRTFSETVGKEVLDVTKTGEVTTQSADTLTNRQSRTEDMLEDTGTRGIDVNDTNRR